One genomic region from Roseinatronobacter sp. S2 encodes:
- a CDS encoding methyltransferase, with amino-acid sequence MLNRLASSPRFQAIAERVPILRGIARREGAALFDLMQGFVNSQMLAALVELRVLHLLADGGATADALAARLNVPPDRMAVLLQAGAAMRLLRRKGARFYLARRGAAFLGVAGLEDMVRHHAVLYGDLADPVAFIRGETTPALAEFWPYVFGASGPMAPEISARYSRLMADSQTLVAQEALRVLPLKGAAHLLDVGGGTGAFLRAVHARYPALELSLFDLPDVVAMADLPANVGRHGGSFRDDPLPQGADVISLVRVLYDHRDDTVRALLHKVFATLPAGGRVLVIEPMSGGARPDPYTDVYFSVYTMAMQTGRTRSAQEIATLLKDAGFAKITSVRTRRSYVSAVIAAQKL; translated from the coding sequence ATATTGAACCGGCTGGCGTCATCGCCCCGATTTCAGGCTATTGCAGAACGCGTACCCATCCTGCGCGGCATTGCGCGGCGCGAAGGGGCGGCGCTGTTCGATCTTATGCAAGGCTTTGTCAACAGCCAGATGCTAGCCGCGCTGGTGGAATTGCGCGTGCTGCATCTGCTGGCCGACGGCGGGGCCACAGCCGACGCGTTGGCCGCGCGCCTGAATGTGCCACCGGACCGTATGGCGGTGCTGTTGCAAGCAGGTGCGGCTATGCGATTGTTACGGCGCAAAGGGGCCAGGTTCTATCTTGCGCGGCGCGGTGCGGCGTTTCTGGGCGTTGCAGGGCTGGAAGATATGGTGCGCCATCATGCGGTTTTGTATGGTGATCTGGCCGACCCGGTGGCATTTATCCGCGGTGAAACAACGCCAGCGCTGGCAGAATTCTGGCCCTATGTGTTTGGCGCATCCGGCCCCATGGCCCCCGAAATCTCGGCGCGGTATTCGCGGCTTATGGCCGACAGCCAGACCCTTGTTGCACAAGAAGCGCTGCGTGTGCTGCCCCTGAAGGGGGCCGCGCATTTGCTGGATGTGGGGGGCGGCACGGGTGCATTCCTGCGTGCGGTGCATGCGCGCTATCCGGCGCTGGAACTTTCGTTGTTTGATCTGCCTGATGTTGTTGCCATGGCCGATCTGCCCGCCAATGTTGGCCGCCATGGCGGTTCATTCCGCGATGATCCGTTGCCGCAGGGGGCGGATGTCATATCGCTTGTGCGGGTGCTGTATGATCACCGTGATGACACTGTGCGCGCGCTGTTGCACAAGGTATTTGCCACATTGCCCGCAGGCGGGCGGGTGCTGGTAATCGAACCGATGTCAGGCGGCGCGCGCCCCGATCCGTATACGGATGTGTATTTTTCAGTTTACACAATGGCCATGCAAACCGGGCGAACGCGCAGCGCGCAAGAGATTGCGACCCTGCTGAAAGACGCCGGTTTTGCAAAGATCACGTCAGTCAGGACGCGCAGAAGTTATGTTTCTGCCGTAATTGCAGCACAGAAACTGTAA
- a CDS encoding polyprenyl synthetase family protein yields the protein MELSTRIDKAMTAAIAQAQGAAGNPDAVPGRLAAALNYAVTPGGARIRPTICLSVALACGDDRPDLAERAAVALELIHCASLVHDDLPAFDNASFRRGKPTIHLAFSEPLAVLTGDSLIIAGFDLLGGAAPADALRALRLVQLLARHTGMPHGICAGQAWESEPRVDLRAYHRAKTAALFVAATQMGALAAGHEPDPWEELGARIGEAFQVADDLRDALYDENTLGKPVGQDVAYARPSAVEELGVQGAVKRLHDILGGAIASIPSCPGEARLAQLVRVYAERMTPVAPVRA from the coding sequence ATGGAACTTAGCACACGGATAGACAAGGCGATGACAGCGGCCATTGCACAGGCACAGGGCGCTGCTGGCAATCCAGATGCCGTACCCGGACGGCTGGCCGCCGCACTGAATTATGCCGTTACCCCCGGCGGGGCGCGCATCCGGCCCACGATATGCCTGTCCGTGGCGCTGGCCTGTGGCGATGACCGGCCAGACCTTGCAGAACGCGCCGCAGTCGCGCTGGAGCTTATTCACTGCGCCAGTCTGGTGCATGACGACTTGCCTGCATTCGACAATGCCAGTTTCCGGCGTGGAAAGCCAACAATTCATCTGGCATTTTCCGAACCACTGGCCGTGCTGACAGGCGATAGCCTGATCATTGCGGGCTTCGATCTGCTTGGCGGTGCGGCCCCTGCCGATGCCTTGCGCGCCCTGCGTCTGGTGCAGTTGCTGGCACGTCATACTGGCATGCCGCATGGCATTTGTGCAGGGCAGGCGTGGGAAAGCGAACCACGCGTTGATCTGCGGGCCTATCACCGTGCGAAAACGGCTGCGCTTTTTGTGGCCGCCACGCAGATGGGGGCTTTGGCCGCCGGTCATGAACCCGACCCGTGGGAAGAACTTGGCGCGCGCATTGGCGAGGCGTTTCAGGTGGCCGATGACCTGCGTGATGCGCTTTATGATGAAAACACGCTGGGCAAACCCGTTGGGCAGGACGTGGCCTATGCACGCCCTTCCGCTGTGGAAGAACTGGGCGTTCAGGGGGCGGTCAAGCGGCTGCATGACATTCTGGGCGGCGCAATCGCGTCGATCCCGTCCTGTCCGGGTGAAGCGCGGCTTGCGCAGCTTGTGCGTGTCTATGCCGAACGCATGACGCCGGTCGCGCCCGTTCGTGCCTGA
- a CDS encoding chlorophyllide a reductase iron protein subunit X, protein MTLDIPNLKDFDKRLRDEAHEEPSLEVPQDPPSKHTQIIAIYGKGGIGKSFTLANLSCMMAEQGKRVLLIGCDPKSDTTSLLFGGKACPTIIETSTRKKLAGEEVAIGDVCFKRNGVFAMELGGPEVGRGCGGRGIIHGFELLEKLGFHDWDFDYVLLDFLGDVVCGGFGLPIARDMAQKVILVASNDLQSLYVANNVCSAVEYFRKMGGNVGVAGLVINKDDGTGEAAAFARSVNIPVLAAIPQDDDLRKKSANYQIVGSAASQWGSLFVGLAEAVEIAPPLRPDPLDQDGLLALFDSKDTGGDIVLEPATDTDMRGKNAVAKASLEVVYDDA, encoded by the coding sequence ATGACGCTTGATATTCCGAACCTGAAGGATTTTGACAAGCGGTTGCGCGACGAGGCCCATGAAGAGCCGTCGTTGGAAGTCCCGCAAGACCCGCCCAGCAAACACACCCAGATCATTGCGATCTATGGCAAGGGCGGGATTGGCAAATCCTTCACGCTGGCGAACCTGTCTTGCATGATGGCCGAGCAGGGCAAACGCGTGCTGCTGATCGGCTGCGACCCGAAATCGGACACGACCAGCCTGCTATTTGGCGGTAAGGCGTGCCCCACAATCATTGAAACATCCACCCGCAAGAAACTGGCGGGCGAGGAAGTGGCCATTGGCGATGTCTGCTTCAAGCGCAATGGCGTGTTTGCCATGGAACTTGGCGGGCCGGAAGTCGGGCGCGGCTGCGGGGGGCGCGGCATTATCCACGGGTTTGAACTGCTGGAAAAGCTGGGCTTCCACGACTGGGACTTTGATTATGTCCTGCTGGATTTTCTGGGCGATGTGGTCTGTGGCGGTTTCGGCCTGCCGATTGCGCGCGACATGGCCCAGAAGGTTATTCTGGTGGCATCGAACGACCTGCAATCATTGTATGTGGCCAATAACGTGTGTTCCGCCGTGGAATATTTCCGCAAAATGGGCGGCAATGTCGGCGTTGCAGGGCTGGTCATCAATAAAGATGACGGCACGGGAGAGGCCGCGGCCTTTGCCAGATCGGTGAATATTCCGGTGCTGGCGGCGATTCCGCAAGATGACGATTTGCGCAAGAAATCCGCGAATTACCAGATTGTCGGCAGTGCGGCGAGCCAGTGGGGGTCGTTGTTTGTGGGCCTGGCCGAGGCTGTGGAAATTGCGCCGCCCTTGCGACCCGACCCTTTGGACCAGGACGGTCTGCTGGCGCTGTTCGACAGCAAGGATACGGGCGGCGATATCGTTCTGGAACCGGCCACCGACACCGATATGCGCGGCAAGAACGCTGTGGCGAAAGCGTCGCTGGAAGTGGTGTATGACGATGCCTGA
- the bchC gene encoding chlorophyll synthesis pathway protein BchC, translating into MQTDAIILKAPRQLSLGRVALNAAGSQDLVVRITHSGISTGTERLFWSGQMPPFPGMGYPLVPGYEATGVVERAGDDTGFAVGERVFVPGANCFAGNADGAVFGLFGAASRHLVTDFRRATRISPDLGAEGALLALAATARHAVAGPNASMPDLVVGHGVLGRLVARIVVASGAPAPQVWDVNSARHSGAQGYSVCHPDDDARRDYSCVLDASGAEGLLDQLIGRVAKGGEVVLAGFYTTPLQFTFVPAFLRELRLRVAAEWQPEDMVATRDLIESGALSLSGLITHFARPVDAPRAYEQAFSDADCLKMILDWEA; encoded by the coding sequence GTGCAAACTGATGCCATCATCCTGAAAGCCCCCCGCCAGCTGTCGCTGGGACGTGTCGCGCTGAACGCAGCCGGGTCGCAGGACCTTGTGGTTCGCATCACGCATTCGGGCATCTCGACAGGGACGGAACGGTTGTTCTGGTCCGGCCAGATGCCGCCCTTTCCGGGCATGGGCTACCCGCTTGTGCCGGGCTATGAGGCGACTGGTGTGGTAGAGCGCGCCGGCGATGATACGGGGTTTGCCGTTGGGGAACGGGTTTTCGTGCCGGGTGCAAACTGTTTTGCGGGCAATGCCGATGGGGCGGTGTTCGGGCTGTTTGGCGCAGCGTCGCGCCATCTGGTCACCGATTTCCGCCGCGCCACGCGCATCAGCCCCGATCTGGGTGCCGAAGGGGCATTGCTGGCGCTTGCGGCCACGGCGCGCCATGCCGTCGCGGGGCCGAATGCCAGCATGCCCGATCTTGTTGTCGGGCACGGTGTTCTGGGGCGGCTGGTTGCGCGCATTGTCGTGGCATCGGGCGCCCCTGCGCCACAGGTGTGGGATGTAAACTCCGCACGCCATTCCGGCGCGCAGGGCTACAGCGTGTGCCACCCTGATGACGACGCGCGCCGCGATTATTCCTGTGTTCTGGATGCATCGGGCGCGGAAGGACTGCTTGACCAGCTGATCGGGCGTGTTGCCAAGGGCGGCGAGGTTGTTCTGGCCGGGTTCTACACCACACCACTGCAATTCACATTTGTCCCTGCATTTTTGCGCGAGCTGCGCCTGCGCGTGGCCGCCGAATGGCAGCCCGAAGACATGGTTGCCACGCGCGATCTGATCGAAAGTGGCGCGTTGTCGCTGTCTGGACTGATCACCCATTTTGCCCGGCCCGTGGATGCTCCGCGCGCTTATGAACAGGCCTTCAGCGATGCTGATTGCCTGAAAATGATACTCGACTGGGAGGCCTGA
- the crtD gene encoding 1-hydroxycarotenoid 3,4-desaturase CrtD: MNCKKDSILIVGAGIGGLVAAIHLAAQGRNVTVFEAHSWAGGKIRTTPSSAGPVDAGPTVLTLRPVLEQVFEAAGTRLEDHLTLIPLPVLARHFWTDGTRLDLTSCQNTNAQAIATAFGSRAEREFRHFSAQSAALYESFKSPIMYAPRPRVFAAARAALRRPATLPWLVPGRTLQQMLDRRFASPHLRQLFGRYATYVGGNPLLAPAVLGLIWQAEAAGVWAVQGGMVRLAQVLADLLIRLGGTLRLDCPVRAIVTTGDTVSGLRLSGGETVQANQVVFNGDPAALPALLGHHKGAPKPQQILPRSLSADVWTFAATIRGQGLGRHALAYHNVFFGADPAQEFGPLAQGDWPQNPTIYVCAQDRAAGLPDGPERFQLIVNAPPTGAGGQKDLPPCPTDPLARLARFGLHLTPAATPTVLTRPLDFAALFPHSQGALYGLSPKGAMATFQRPHTRTRLAGLYLAGGGVHPGAGVPMAALSGQHAARAALADRISAPMSRPTAITGGMSTG, encoded by the coding sequence ATGAACTGCAAAAAAGACTCCATCCTCATTGTCGGCGCTGGCATTGGCGGGCTGGTTGCGGCCATTCATCTGGCCGCACAGGGGCGCAATGTCACCGTGTTCGAGGCCCATTCATGGGCCGGTGGGAAAATCCGCACCACGCCCAGCAGCGCCGGTCCGGTGGATGCGGGGCCAACAGTGCTGACACTGCGGCCCGTGCTGGAGCAGGTGTTTGAAGCGGCTGGCACGCGGCTGGAGGATCACTTGACGCTGATCCCGCTGCCGGTTCTGGCACGGCATTTCTGGACCGATGGCACCCGACTGGACCTGACAAGCTGCCAGAATACCAACGCACAGGCGATTGCGACCGCCTTCGGGTCGCGTGCCGAACGGGAGTTCCGGCACTTCTCGGCGCAAAGTGCGGCGTTATACGAATCGTTCAAATCCCCCATCATGTATGCCCCCCGCCCAAGGGTGTTTGCAGCGGCACGCGCCGCATTGCGCCGCCCCGCAACCCTGCCCTGGCTGGTGCCGGGACGGACCTTGCAACAGATGCTGGACCGACGGTTTGCCAGCCCCCATCTGCGCCAGTTGTTCGGGCGGTATGCTACATATGTGGGCGGCAACCCGTTGCTGGCACCGGCGGTTCTGGGGCTGATATGGCAGGCCGAAGCGGCAGGTGTCTGGGCCGTTCAGGGCGGTATGGTGCGGCTTGCGCAGGTGCTTGCTGACTTGCTGATCCGGCTGGGCGGCACGTTGCGGCTGGACTGTCCGGTGCGCGCGATTGTGACCACAGGCGACACGGTCAGCGGGCTGCGCCTAAGTGGCGGGGAAACAGTTCAGGCCAATCAAGTGGTGTTCAATGGCGACCCCGCCGCCCTGCCCGCGCTGCTTGGGCACCATAAGGGCGCGCCCAAACCACAGCAGATATTGCCGCGCAGCCTGTCTGCCGATGTCTGGACATTTGCGGCAACCATTCGCGGGCAGGGCCTTGGGCGCCATGCGCTGGCCTATCACAATGTGTTTTTCGGCGCTGACCCAGCGCAGGAGTTCGGCCCGCTTGCGCAGGGCGATTGGCCACAAAACCCCACGATTTACGTTTGCGCACAAGATCGCGCCGCTGGCCTGCCTGACGGGCCGGAACGGTTTCAACTTATCGTCAATGCCCCGCCCACCGGCGCGGGCGGACAGAAAGACCTGCCACCATGCCCGACCGACCCACTTGCCCGGCTGGCCCGTTTCGGCCTGCACCTGACGCCAGCCGCCACGCCGACGGTGCTGACGCGCCCGCTGGATTTCGCAGCGCTGTTCCCGCACAGTCAGGGCGCGCTGTATGGCCTAAGCCCGAAAGGGGCGATGGCGACATTCCAGCGCCCGCACACCCGCACCCGACTAGCGGGCCTGTATCTGGCGGGCGGCGGGGTGCATCCGGGGGCGGGGGTGCCGATGGCCGCGCTGTCGGGCCAGCATGCCGCGCGCGCGG